A region of Sphingobium baderi DNA encodes the following proteins:
- a CDS encoding NADH dehydrogenase ubiquinone Fe-S protein 4, whose product MIEPVLPATNQGGRGRREQWKVRFAPRWRPVADPLTGWTGGGDPLETIELRFPNLEAAANYCQRQGLRFSVHGEARRQRPLHAYLPAAPAPVLCCSPTGPHARCCGAYPIAAAERDCHPRFSVAG is encoded by the coding sequence ATGATAGAGCCGGTGCTGCCGGCCACTAATCAAGGCGGACGAGGCCGGCGCGAACAGTGGAAGGTTCGCTTCGCGCCTCGCTGGCGGCCAGTGGCGGATCCACTAACCGGATGGACCGGCGGCGGCGATCCGCTCGAGACGATCGAGCTGCGCTTTCCCAACTTGGAGGCGGCGGCGAACTATTGCCAGCGGCAAGGATTGCGTTTCTCAGTCCATGGAGAGGCGCGTCGCCAGCGCCCGCTTCACGCTTACCTGCCCGCGGCGCCCGCTCCAGTGCTGTGCTGCTCGCCGACAGGTCCGCATGCGCGTTGCTGCGGTGCCTATCCGATCGCTGCGGCAGAGCGTGATTGTCATCCAAGGTTCAGCGTGGCCGGTTAG
- a CDS encoding usg protein — translation MRDRAFLAQLQGYGLTTAEVHYYRPDAPSLLQLYVWQEYDLAPDFPVLFDFLDHWRREIEAALHSVQIAHDQLVRPTEWRAVDGVIRMQ, via the coding sequence ATGAGGGATCGCGCTTTCCTCGCTCAGCTGCAGGGATATGGGCTAACCACCGCCGAAGTGCACTACTACCGGCCGGACGCCCCTTCACTACTGCAGCTGTACGTTTGGCAGGAGTATGATCTTGCGCCCGATTTCCCGGTGCTGTTCGACTTCCTCGATCATTGGCGGCGCGAGATCGAGGCGGCGCTCCACTCGGTGCAAATCGCGCACGACCAGCTCGTTCGTCCGACCGAGTGGCGCGCCGTCGATGGCGTGATCAGGATGCAATGA
- the groES gene encoding co-chaperone GroES yields MHFRPLHDRVVVRRIDAEEKTSGGIIIPDTAKEKPQEGEVVAVGPGARDDKGTLVELSVKAGDRILFGKWSGTEVKIDGEDLLIMKESDILGVIDNVVPLKQAA; encoded by the coding sequence ATGCATTTCCGCCCCTTGCACGACCGTGTGGTCGTCCGTCGCATCGACGCCGAGGAGAAGACCTCGGGCGGCATCATCATCCCTGACACCGCCAAGGAAAAACCGCAGGAAGGCGAGGTTGTCGCCGTCGGGCCGGGCGCCCGCGACGACAAGGGCACGCTCGTCGAACTGTCAGTGAAGGCCGGTGATCGGATCCTGTTCGGCAAATGGTCGGGCACCGAGGTCAAGATCGATGGCGAGGATCTGCTCATCATGAAGGAGAGCGATATCCTTGGCGTGATCGACAACGTCGTGCCGCTCAAGCAGGCGGCCTGA